One part of the Epinephelus fuscoguttatus linkage group LG12, E.fuscoguttatus.final_Chr_v1 genome encodes these proteins:
- the znrd2 gene encoding protein ZNRD2 yields the protein MALNGDDEDFEWEPPTEAEMKVIQARRERQDKISKLMGDYLLKGYKMLGESCDVCGTILLQDKQHKNYCVSCQELDSDVDKDNPALNAQAALSQVRERQLAAQSPALSQTPELNGGPSSSQAGASVPQPRPEHCEGAAAGGRALLPPSAVPSTPPTAPTPVLPPTRPTVSPQSAALQPVLHEAEEAVLTKLRWATNQLQSSASLESSIQLCSLITSCANSLRSLKDLSQ from the exons ATGACGAGGACTTTGAGTGGGAGCCTCCAACAGAGGCAGAGATGAAGGTGATCCAAGCTCGCAGGGAGCGACAAGACAAAATCAGCAAGCTGATGGGAGACTACCTGCTCAAAGGATACAAGATGCTGGGAGAGTCCTGTGACGTGTGTGGG acGATTCTTCTCCAGGACAAACAGCACAAAAACTACTGTGTCTCATGTCAGGAGCTGGACTCTGATGTTGACAAGGACAACCCAG CTCTGAATGCGCAGGCAGCATTATCCcaagtgagagagagacagcttGCAGCCCAGTCCCCTGCACTGTCCCAGACCCCTGAACTCAACGGAGGCCCCAGCTCCAGTCAGGCAGGTGCATCAGTTCCTCAGCCCAGACCGGAGCACTGTGAGGGGGCTGCTGCAGGGGGAAGAGCTCTCCTGCCTCCGTCTGCTGTCCCTTCTACTCCACCTACTGCCCCCACCCCAGTTCTGCCACCTACCCGCCCCACAGTTAGTCCACAGAGCGCTGCCCTCCAACCTGTGTTGCATGAAGCTGAGGAAGCTGTTCTAACCAAACTTCGCTGGGCCACTAACCAGCTACAGAGTTCAGCCTCCCTGGAGTCAAGTATCCAGCTCTGCAGCCTCATCACCAGCTGTGCCAACTCGCTGCGCAGCCTCAAGGACCTCAGCCAGTGA
- the fam89b gene encoding leucine repeat adapter protein 25 — MNGSRCCAADCPVGGVSSVEGLPPLPRGLSGILNSSGGSWRDIEKVHSKRARIQADISRGGGDAVRGHGKPGGLDAALALLRKEMVGLRQLDMSLLCQLWSLHEAIQEYKGSSLLSSLSADNGSSEEEEDEDEEETGILSQSPPSSSLSLPPPSSNSRDQWIKDSFHIP; from the exons ATGAACGGGAGTCGGTGCTGCGCGGCGGATTGTCCGGTGGGTGGTGTCTCGTCTGTGGAGGGGCTGCCGCCGCTGCCCAGAGGCCTGAGCGGCATCCTGAACTCCAGCGGCGGGTCGTGGCGGGACATCGAGAAGGTGCACAGCAAGAGAGCGCGCATCCAGGCCGACATCAGCAGGGGCGGCGGGGACGCGGTGCGCGGTCACGGCAAACCTGGAGGACTGGACGCTGCTCTGGCTCTGCTGCGAAAAGAGATG GTCGGTCTGCGTCAGCTCGACATGTCCCTGCTGTGCCAGCTGTGGTCCCTCCACGAGGCCATCCAGGAGTACAAGGGCTCCTCGCTTCTGTCTTCGCTCAGTGCCGATAATGGAtcctcagaggaggaggaggatgaagatgaggaggagacaGGCATTCTCTCACAGTCCCCGCCTTCCTCGTCCTTGTCTCTGCCTCCACCCAGCAGCAACTCCAGGGACCAGTGGATTAAAGACTCCTTTCATATTCCCTGA